CGGTGGCCGCCGCGGTGGTGTCCTTCGTGCAGGGCAACTGGCTGGGTGTGGTCTGGGTGCTGCTGGCGGGTGTGTCGAGCAACATCGCCTGGTTCCACGTCCGCAAGGAGCGGCTGGCGAAGGCCGCCGACCCCGGCCACTGACCGGGCCCGCCGGGCCGGCAGGTCCTGGCGCGGCCGGCGCCCGCCCGGCTCAGTGGTTCCAGAACCGGAACAGGTAGTCGCCGACCCAGATGACCCCGCGGTCCACACCGAACAGCTCGGTGATCCCGTAGACCACGTCGAAGAAGAACCGGTTCACCTGGGGCTGCCACAGCAGCGCGAACACGGCCAGCATCCCGTACATCGCGAACGGCTCGACCGCGCGGCGGACCTTCGGCGACAGCCACGGCTCGACGATCCCGTAGCCGTCCAGACCCGGGACCGGCAGCAGGTTCAGCAGGGCGGCGCTGACCTGGAACATCGCCAGGTACGCCAGCGCGGCCGGCAGCGGCGAGAGGTCCAGGGTGCGGCCGCCGATCTCGATCAGCCGGTCGGGGTCGTCGAACCAGCCGGCGCCCACCGCCGTCAGCAGGACGCCCGCGAACAGCACGTTCACCAGCGGCCCGGCGGCGGAGATCAGGCTGTGCTTCAGCCGCCCGCTGATCCGGTGCCGCTCGATGTAGACCGCGCCGCCGGGCAGGCCGATGCCGCCCAGGATCACGAAGACCACCGGCAGCACGAAGCTGAACAGCACGTTGGTGTACTTCAGCGGGTTGAGCGTCAGGTAGCCCTTGGCGCCGATGCTGATGTCCCCGCCGTGCAGCGCGGTCCGCGCGTGCCCGTACTCGTGCAGGCACAGCGAGACCATCCAGCCCGCCACCACGAACAGGAACACCCCGAAACCGGAGTTCCCCCAGCCGGACCAGACGGCCCAGCCGGAGGTGCCGAGTACCGCCAGCAGCACCCAGAACACCGGGCTGATCCGGCGTTCCTCGCTGCGCGAGCGCCGTGCTTCGGCAAAGGTCATGGTGGTCAGGCTCCGGAGGGTCGAGGGTGCGGACGACACGGGGGCGGACGTCCGTCGGGGTCGGGTGCCCGGGGCGGGCAGGGGTCCGATCATGCCGGGCGGCCCCGGCCCGGACAAGCCGCTCCGGGTGAACGTACGGGACGGCCTCGCTGGTTCCGGGCGTGGCGAGGGCCCGGCGGCGGGCCCGGGCGGGGGCCCGGGCGGGGGTCAGGGCGGGGGTCAGGGCGGAGGTCCGGGCGGCGAGCCCGGGAGTACGGAGCCGGCCGGTGGCGGCGGACCGGAACCGTCACCACCGGATATTTGTGCGTCCGCGGCTCCAGGTGTCGACCAGAATGGGCGGGTGCACTACGGCATCCTCGGCACCACCACGGCCCACCACGACGACGGTACGGCGATCCCGCTCGGCGGGGCCCGGCTGCGCGCGCTCCTCGCCGCGCTGGCCCTGCGGCAGGGCCGGCCGGTCCCGGCCGACCTGCTGGCCGAGGAGGTCTGGGGCGCCGAGCCGCCGCAGGACGCCGCCGCGGCGCTGCAGACCCTGGTCGGACGGCTGCGGCGGACCGTCGGCCGCGGCGAGATCGGCTCCGGCCCGGCCGGGTACTGGCTGACCCGCCCGGACACCGACCTCGCCGAGTTCCAACGACTCTCCGCCGAGGGCCGCCGGGCCATGGAGGCGGCCGACCACGCCGTCGCCGCCGAGCGGCTGCGCGAGGCGCTGGCCCTCTGGCGCGGCGCGGCCCTCGCCGACCTGCCGGACCTGGGTGGTCCGGCCATCCGGCTGGAGGCCCAGCGGGAGGAGACCCGCCGGCACCGGATCAGCGCCGACCTGGCCCTGGGCCGGGCCGCCGAGCTGACCGCCGAACTGGCCGGGCTGGCCGAGCAGCACCCGCTGGACGAGCAGGTCCAGTACCTGCTGATCCGGGCGCTGCACGACAGTGGCCGCAGCTCCGAGGCGCTGCGCCAGTACGAGCGGGTGCGGCGCGTGCTGGCCGACGAGCTGGGCACCGACCCGGGCCGTCAACTGCGCGCACTGCACGGCGAGTTGCTCCGCCCGGCGGATCCCTCGCCGGAGCCGGCCGGGGGCCCTGGCCGGCCGGGCCGGGGCCTGGACGGGGCCCACCCGCCGATGAACGGCGACCTGTGGGCCCCCTCCGCGGCCCCCGCCCCGACACCCCCCGCCCCGACACCCCCCGCGTCGCACGCCGCCCCCGCACCCCAGGCCCTGACCGCCCGGCCGACGCCCGGGCCGGCCGCCCAGCCGCCGGCCCCGGCCGCGCGCACCGCCGGCAACCTGCGGGCCAGGCTCACCAGCTTCGTCGGCCGGGAGAGCGATCTGGCCGCCGTCAGAGCCGCCCTGACGGCAGGCCGGCTCACCACCCTCACCGGCCCCGGCGGCTCCGGCAAGACCCGCCTCTCGGTCGAGGCCGGCCGCGCCGAACTGGCCGCCGGGAACTGGCCGGACGGCGTGTGGCTGGCCGAACTCGCCCCGCTGGAGAGCCCCGAGGCCGTCCCCGGCGCGGTGTTCTCGGCGCTCGGCCTGCGCGAGACCGTGCTGCACACCGGCAACAAGGTCGTCGAGGTGATCGAGAACCGCACCGACGACCCGGTGCGCCGGATCGTCGAACACTGCGGCCGGCGCCGGATGCTGATCGTCCTGGACAACTGCGAGCACCTGATCCAGGCCGCCGCCGACCTCGCGGACCGGCTGCTGGCGGAATGCCCCGGCCTGACCGTGCTGGCCACCAGCCGGGAGCCGCTCGGCGTCCCCGGCGAGGCGGTGCTGCCGGTCGAACCGCTGCCCGACCCGGTCGCGCTGCGACTGCTCGCCGAGCGCGCCGCCGCCGGCCGGCCCGGCTTCGACCCCGACGCCGACCCCGAGGCCTGCGCGGAGATCTGCCGCCGGCTGGACGGCCTGCCGCTCGCCATCGAACTCGCGGCGGCCCGGCTGCGGGTGATGACGCCGCGCCAGATCGCCGACCGGCTGGACGGCCGCTTCGCCCTGCTCACCGCCGGCAGCCGCACCCTGCTGCCCCGCCAGCAGACCCTGCGCGCCGTGGTCGACTGGAGCTGGGACCTGCTCGGCAAGCGCGAACGGGCGGTACTGCGCCGGCTGTCGGCCTTCGCCGGCGGCTGGACACTGGAGGACGCCGAGGCGGTCTGCTCGGACGCGGCCGGGGTGCCCCGCGAGGATGTCGCCGACCTGCTGCTCTCGCTGGTCGACAAGTCCCTGGTGGTGGCCGGCCTGGACGCCGAGGGCCCGCCCCGCTACTGGATGCTGGAGACCATCCACGAGTACGCGGCCGAGCGGCTGGCGCAGACTCCCGAGGACGACGTCCAGCTGCGCCATCTGCGGCACTTCCGGGACGTGCTGCGCGCCACCGAGCCCGACCGGTACGGCCCGCGCCAGCTGGGCCTGATCAGCCTGCTGGAGCGGGAGAAGGACAACGTCCGGGTGGCGCTGCGCCGGGCCGTCGACCGGGGCGAGGAGCAGGACGCGCTGGTCATCGCGCTGGGCATGAGCTGGTTCTGGACCCTGCGCGGGTACAGTGCCGAGGCGCACTCCTGGTACGACGCGGTCGCGCAGCTCGGCCCCGATCCGTTCGCCGACGGCGCGCCCCCGGCCGAACCGCTCGCCGCCGACATCCTGCACTGCCCGCTGCCGATGACGCCGGACGTCCTGGCCGAGGCCCGCCGCCAGCTCCGGCTGTCGCGCCTGGTGAGCCAGTTCGAGGGCGACATGGAGGTGCTGGACAACGTCGAGGCCGCCGACCTGGCCCGCCGGATCATCCGGACGTACACCCCCGACCTGCCCCAGTCGTACAAGTTCCCGGCCCTGATGCGGGTCTTCGCGGCCTTCCTCGCGGGGAAGCTGGACCAGATGCGGGAGATGCTCGACGACGCGGTGGCGGGCTGCCGGGTGCACGGCAGCGACAGCGACCTGGCCTTCATCCTGCAGATCCGGGCGAAGATGATGAACGACTGGCCGGGCGGCCTGGAGGCCGGCATCCGGGACGGCGACGAGTCGCTGGCCCTGTTCACCCGGGCCGGTGACCGCTGGGGGATGTCGCAGGCGCTGGCGGCCCGGGCCGAGTCGCTGACCACGGCGGGGGAGACGGAGCAGGCCGTCGTCGCGTACCGGCAGGCCATCGAGCTGACCCAGGAGGTGGGGGCCCCGCAGGAGGTGCCGATGCTGATGGTGCAGCTCGGCAACGCCTTGATGGGCAGCGATCCGGCGGAGGGGGAGCGGATCGTCCGGGAGGCCCTGGAGCAGGTCGGGGACGGGACCCACGGCAGCAACGGCGCGGTGCTCTTCGGGCGACTGGTCCTCACCGGCCTGCACACCCTGCGTGAGGAGTTCACCGAGGCCCTGCAGGAGCTGGACGTCCTGGAGCAGGCCCAGGGCGAGTACGGCCCGTTGGTGCCCGGCCTGGTGCCCTCGCTGCTGTCCTGCATCCGGGGCTGGGTGACCGCCCGGTCCGGGGAGCCCGAACGTGGCCTGCTGCTGCTGATCGGCGGCTGGTCACTGCTGCGCGGGATGAAGAGTGAGGTGGGGGCCTTCGCCGAGCAGATGACGGTGCTGCTGGTGCCCGCCGCCGCGGGCGTGCTGCGGGTCTTCGCCGAGCGTGACCAGGACCTCGACTGCGCCCGCCAGGCCGCCCGGCTGCTCGGCTCGCACGCCGGACTCAACGGTCCCAAGGGCGGCTTCCTGGACCAGGTGGAGGCACGGACGGCCGACCGCAGCCTGCGGCGGCTGCTGGGCGACGACGGCTACGAGGCCGCGATCGCCCAAGGCGGTGGCCTCTCCCTGGGAGGGACCACCGCCGTTCTGGACTCGCTCGGTGACTGGGCGCGGGAGCGGGGGCTGGAGCTCTGAGGTCCCGACCCGCCCGCCCGCCCGGGCCGGTCCGGGTCAGGTCCGCTTGCGGAACCGGGCCACGGCCAGCGGCGCGAAGACTGCGGTGACGCCGACCGACCAGCCGACCACGATCAGCACGGAGTGCGTCAGCGGGCCGCCGTTGAGCAGGTTGCGGCAGGCGTCGGCGAGCGCCGACAGCGGGTTGTAGTCGGTGAAGGCCTGCAGCCAGCCGGGCATCGAGTCGGTCGGCGCGAAGATCGAGCTGCCGAACTGCAGCGGCATGATCACCAGCATCGCGACTCCCTGGACGGCCTGCACGCTGCGCAGCGCCATGCCCAGCAGCATCGAGATCCACACCATCGACATGCCGAACAGCAGCGACAGGCCGATGGCCGCCAGCAGCTCCAGCGGGCCGGTCTTCACCTCGAAGCCGAGGATCAGCGCGAAGACGATCAGGATGGTGAAGGAGAGCAGCGCCCGGCAGGTCTCCGCGACGATCTTGGAGACCAGGACGGCCGAGCGGCCGATCGGCAAGGTCCGGAACCGGTCCATCACCCCGGTCTGGAAGTCGCTGTTGAGGCCGGTGCCGACGGCCATCGCCAGGGTGATGCCGGTCTGGCCGAGCAGACCGGGGATCATGTACTGCTTGTACGAGTCCTGGTCGCCGGAGATCGCGCCGCCGAAGACGTAGACGAACAGCACGGTGAAGATGATCGGCATCAGCACGGCGTCGAACATCGACTCCGGGTCGGCCTTGATCCGCATCAGGTTGCGGCGGGTCAGCGCGCCGATGTGGCGGACGGTCGAGCGCAGGCCGATCCGCTGTTCGGGGCCGGCGGCCGGCGGGCGGACCGGGGCCGGGGTGAGGGTCGCGGTGCTCATGCGACGGGCTCCTTCACGAGGGTGGGGACGGCGTCGGCCGGGGCGGGCTTGCCGGTGATGGTCAGGAAGACCTCGTCCAGGCTCGGCACCTTGGTGTCGATCCCGGCGATGCCGAAGCCCCGGGTGCCCAGCACGCCGACCACGGCGGTCAGTTCGGCCTCGCCGGCGATCGGCACCGAGAGCAGCCCGGTGTCGGTGGAGAAGGTGGCGGCGGCGATGCCGCTCTCACGCAGGCAGCGGGCCATCTCGGGCAGCTCGGCCACGTCGACGGGGCGGACCTGCAGGGTCCGGCCGCCGACCTGGGCCTTGAGCTCGGCGACGCCGCCGGAGGCGATCACCTTGCCGCGGTCGATGACCGTCAGCTCGCTGGCGAGCTGCTCGGCCTCCTCCATGTACTGGGTGGTGAGCAGGACGGTCGCGCCTTCGGAGACCATCCGCTGCACCTCGTCCCAGACCTCGTTGCGGGTGCGCGGGTCGAGGCCGGTGGTGGGCTCGTCCAGGTAGAGGACCTTGGGCCGGCCCATCATGCTGGCGGCGAGGTCGAGCCGGCGGCGCATGCCCCCGGAGTAGGTCCTGGCGGTGCGCCTGGCGGCCTCGGTCAGCGAGAAGCGCTCCAGCAGCTCGGTGGCCCGGGCCTTGGCGTCCTTGCGGGAGAGGTCGAGCAGCCGGCCGATCAGGTAGAGGTTCTCGTAGCCGGAGAGCATCTCGTCCACGGAGGCGTACTGGCCGGTGAGGCCGATGGTGCGGCGCAGCTGCTTGGGCTGGCGCAGGACGTCGTACCCGCCGACGAAGGCGGTGCCGGCGTCCGGCTTGATCAGCGTGGACAGGACGCGGACCAGGGTGGTCTTGCCGGCGCCGTTGGGGCCGAGGACACCCAGCACGGTGCCCCGGCGGACGGTGAGGTCGACGCCGTCCAGGGCCTTGGTCTGCCCGTAGTGCTTGACGATGCCGCGGACCTCGACGGCGTTGCCCGTGTCGGCGGGAGCCCGGTCGTTCCGGGGGGTGGCGATTCGTGTCATGCCTTGAGACTGCCCGGTCCCACTGTCACGCCGCTGACAGCCTGCCGTCGTCACCGACAGCTCGCTGTCATCCGCCGCCGCCCGCCGCCGTCCCGCTCACAGATCGCTGTCGGGGGCCGGGGCGGCCGGGACGCACGGAGGGAGGTGGCGGGTCCGGTCCGGACCCGCCACCTCCCTCCGGGAGCGCCGTCACCCGGCCTGCGCTACTTGAAGGTGTGCTCCGGTGCGGGGAAGCTGCCGGCCGAGACCTCGGCGGCGAACTCGCGGGCGGCGTCGCCGAGCACGGCCCGCAGGTTGGCGTACTGCTTGACGAACTTGGGCACCCGGCCCGCCGTCATGCCGGCCATGTCCGTCCAGACCAGCACCTGGGCGTCGGTGTCGACGCCCGCGCCGATGCCGACGGTGGCGATCGCCAGCTCCTCGGTGACCTGCTTGGCGAGTTCGGCCGGCACGGCCTCCAGGACGACGGAGAAGGCGCCGGCCTGCTGCACGGCCTTGGCGTCACGCAGCAGTTGGTGCGCCGCCTCGTCGCCGCGCCCCTGCACGGGGTAGCCGCCGAAGGCGTGC
The sequence above is a segment of the Kitasatospora sp. NBC_00240 genome. Coding sequences within it:
- a CDS encoding site-2 protease family protein, which encodes MTFAEARRSRSEERRISPVFWVLLAVLGTSGWAVWSGWGNSGFGVFLFVVAGWMVSLCLHEYGHARTALHGGDISIGAKGYLTLNPLKYTNVLFSFVLPVVFVILGGIGLPGGAVYIERHRISGRLKHSLISAAGPLVNVLFAGVLLTAVGAGWFDDPDRLIEIGGRTLDLSPLPAALAYLAMFQVSAALLNLLPVPGLDGYGIVEPWLSPKVRRAVEPFAMYGMLAVFALLWQPQVNRFFFDVVYGITELFGVDRGVIWVGDYLFRFWNH
- a CDS encoding BTAD domain-containing putative transcriptional regulator, translated to MHYGILGTTTAHHDDGTAIPLGGARLRALLAALALRQGRPVPADLLAEEVWGAEPPQDAAAALQTLVGRLRRTVGRGEIGSGPAGYWLTRPDTDLAEFQRLSAEGRRAMEAADHAVAAERLREALALWRGAALADLPDLGGPAIRLEAQREETRRHRISADLALGRAAELTAELAGLAEQHPLDEQVQYLLIRALHDSGRSSEALRQYERVRRVLADELGTDPGRQLRALHGELLRPADPSPEPAGGPGRPGRGLDGAHPPMNGDLWAPSAAPAPTPPAPTPPASHAAPAPQALTARPTPGPAAQPPAPAARTAGNLRARLTSFVGRESDLAAVRAALTAGRLTTLTGPGGSGKTRLSVEAGRAELAAGNWPDGVWLAELAPLESPEAVPGAVFSALGLRETVLHTGNKVVEVIENRTDDPVRRIVEHCGRRRMLIVLDNCEHLIQAAADLADRLLAECPGLTVLATSREPLGVPGEAVLPVEPLPDPVALRLLAERAAAGRPGFDPDADPEACAEICRRLDGLPLAIELAAARLRVMTPRQIADRLDGRFALLTAGSRTLLPRQQTLRAVVDWSWDLLGKRERAVLRRLSAFAGGWTLEDAEAVCSDAAGVPREDVADLLLSLVDKSLVVAGLDAEGPPRYWMLETIHEYAAERLAQTPEDDVQLRHLRHFRDVLRATEPDRYGPRQLGLISLLEREKDNVRVALRRAVDRGEEQDALVIALGMSWFWTLRGYSAEAHSWYDAVAQLGPDPFADGAPPAEPLAADILHCPLPMTPDVLAEARRQLRLSRLVSQFEGDMEVLDNVEAADLARRIIRTYTPDLPQSYKFPALMRVFAAFLAGKLDQMREMLDDAVAGCRVHGSDSDLAFILQIRAKMMNDWPGGLEAGIRDGDESLALFTRAGDRWGMSQALAARAESLTTAGETEQAVVAYRQAIELTQEVGAPQEVPMLMVQLGNALMGSDPAEGERIVREALEQVGDGTHGSNGAVLFGRLVLTGLHTLREEFTEALQELDVLEQAQGEYGPLVPGLVPSLLSCIRGWVTARSGEPERGLLLLIGGWSLLRGMKSEVGAFAEQMTVLLVPAAAGVLRVFAERDQDLDCARQAARLLGSHAGLNGPKGGFLDQVEARTADRSLRRLLGDDGYEAAIAQGGGLSLGGTTAVLDSLGDWARERGLEL
- a CDS encoding ABC transporter permease, whose product is MSTATLTPAPVRPPAAGPEQRIGLRSTVRHIGALTRRNLMRIKADPESMFDAVLMPIIFTVLFVYVFGGAISGDQDSYKQYMIPGLLGQTGITLAMAVGTGLNSDFQTGVMDRFRTLPIGRSAVLVSKIVAETCRALLSFTILIVFALILGFEVKTGPLELLAAIGLSLLFGMSMVWISMLLGMALRSVQAVQGVAMLVIMPLQFGSSIFAPTDSMPGWLQAFTDYNPLSALADACRNLLNGGPLTHSVLIVVGWSVGVTAVFAPLAVARFRKRT
- a CDS encoding ATP-binding cassette domain-containing protein produces the protein MTRIATPRNDRAPADTGNAVEVRGIVKHYGQTKALDGVDLTVRRGTVLGVLGPNGAGKTTLVRVLSTLIKPDAGTAFVGGYDVLRQPKQLRRTIGLTGQYASVDEMLSGYENLYLIGRLLDLSRKDAKARATELLERFSLTEAARRTARTYSGGMRRRLDLAASMMGRPKVLYLDEPTTGLDPRTRNEVWDEVQRMVSEGATVLLTTQYMEEAEQLASELTVIDRGKVIASGGVAELKAQVGGRTLQVRPVDVAELPEMARCLRESGIAAATFSTDTGLLSVPIAGEAELTAVVGVLGTRGFGIAGIDTKVPSLDEVFLTITGKPAPADAVPTLVKEPVA